Part of the Cydia pomonella isolate Wapato2018A chromosome 8, ilCydPomo1, whole genome shotgun sequence genome is shown below.
TtagtatttactttaatttggtttttcttgTCATACTTTTAGCTCTGTATTTTACCTAACAAATATGTTGTTATTGTAATTAGCTCTCTTCGTTTTCCTCTTCATTAGTGACGTATTCTCATCGtctatttattattgatttcaCTAACATGTTCTAGTTTTTGCTTCTTCAACGACCTTCTTACTTCTAAGCACACATTTACATAAACGTCTGCTTTCCCTTTCAAACGGAAACAGATATTTATTTGTCATGACGATTACTCAAACGCGGCGAGTATCAAAATTGGTAATTTCAAAAATTTACCCAATAATTTGGGTTTGGCAAGTGTGTTACATGGCACGGATTTGGGATTGCAAAATAGGATGAAGGTTTGTTACTAATGTTGGATGTTTACGTGAATGTGTTTATGTGTGAAACTTTAATGTAGAACAATGCGTGTATTGTTGCCGGGAAAAGCTTAGTCACACGCCTTTTCTGATCGTTTTTGCATGTTAAGGTaatgagaaataaaataaattaatgtgaaCGATTTAAAAGTTTTAGCAATAAATATACAGTATAATACTTTTCTTACGTCCACAGTTgtacaattatgtatatattatgactGAATGTGTGTGCGTACtagaaaaattaaagaaaaaaatttattttcttattttgaaaattagatAGATTAAAATACTAAGTAATAGTGTTTTTATAACAACATACAGCagttttcagggttccgtactcaacaGGGTTACAAATGTTACAATCGAAATCTTGCTttataatgaaatgaaacaatTAATGTTGACCGTGTGAATCAAGTTCCGACACTCAAAGCAATTACTTGTATTGCTTTTGCTTAATGTTTTGAATagcaaatataaaattaattatattattatattacataagcTGTTTTTGGGATAATCATCATACAACTaatgataaaacaaataaattcagCCTATTTATTAGCGGgtactttaatatttaaataaaagtaaaatataaattagtcCGCGTTATAAAGATGtgctatatttttatttggcgGCTAACAAACTGAGATAAAGTCACGACGCCATACCATGTTCACATATtgaatgtttgtttttaatgGCATCACATTATCATAATCACGAAGCTATAattaagtttgatttttataacAATCCACAGCAGGAAGTAATATCATAAGTTGCAAAATAACATTTTCAGTGACGGTTGTGACCtaatttttgcattattttatttcgcttTAGATTTTTCTTAACACAGAAGCATTTAGTTTCATTCGATTTACAACTTTCGATTTTTATTTCGGcaataatcataaaatacttaatagAAGAATTAACTAGAATACACAAGTGTATCTTATCTGAGTAATGTAAAATGGACATTATTGTCAACGGAAAAGATTCCAAATTGGCTTGGTGATTGAGTTCGGTGAAAGTACATTATATCACCGGTCGGACTGGCTGTGCGGCTCGTCCACATGTGGACAGGAACAAGGAAACTTTACCTTAACCATATAGTATTAAACAGCTAAAATCTGTACCGAGAAATTAGTACTCATAACGTCTTACATGCACAAATATGTACGGATTGTTCCCATCGGCTTATCTACTCGTTTAATTAAATCTTAAAGCAAGTTAACTTTTTGAATAAATCTAGGGATATGAAGATCGATCCTAATTCTCCTAATTCTCGTCATACTTTGACAGATTTGGCCGATTCCTAAGCCATCAATTATGGCAATGAGTTTGtcttatcataataaataaataaataaacaaatattataggacattattacacaaattgactaagtcccacagtaagttcaataaggcttgtgttgagggtacttagacaacgatatatataatataaatatttataaatacttaaatacagagaaaacacccatgactcaggaacaaatatccatgcttatcacacgaataaaggcccttactaggatttgaacccgggaccatcagcttcgtaggcagggtcactacccactaggccaaacctgTCGTCAATAACCTGTCGATAATAACCTCTTAAAACTCTTTATTATAGCTAGGGATATGAAGATAGATCTGCACCTAATTTTTACCATACTTTGACCGATTTGGCCGATTTCTAAGCCACCAGTAATTTGACTatcatttcttcaaccagaaatcATATCTTTAACCGTTTGATAAAAGGaaattactatttaaataggcCTTTATCATAAATAAACTCTCCCCCTGCgcgaataatttattattaccaTTATTTCTGCAGAAGTAGCTTTCAGAACCTAATACATTTCTTCAGGTTTTCTGTAAAAGGtagcttacagcgataagatcACCttgatttacattttaaatctatttttgttttattttcttttgtggctcaataaagtatatttactgACTTAAATCATTATCATAAGAAGTTAATCGCCGctataaacattttttcttcCTTAACCACTTGGCGTGACGACGTCTAGACAGATCAACAGACACCGTAATTCACgatctattttatttaactacctcTCAAATGGCGGCGACCGAAAATTTACGATCACAAATCGTATCATTGTTTTATTAActaaattatatgattatttaaattacgtAATGACAGAAACTAGATTATGTATTTGCAGTTTACTTGGTATTTCCACTAGAGTAAGTCAGGGATAGTTCACCATTGAAGGACAACAAtcattgtcattatgttaaGTGCCACtataacgtcatattttcaaagGAATTCGACGTTTATAGTAGCACCGCCATACTCTGTCACTGAAAAGTCTGTACAGAATATTCACAACATATTTTGTCTACGCTGTCTATTTATTACTAATAACATTTTGTCTCTTGAACTTGATGTCTTCTAAAAAATTATTACGACATTGATAGAGTTGCTTTTTCGAATGAAGTGATGATAGTAAACATAGTATGTATTGCGACTCTGTTCGATTACTATCATAAGTATAACTTTTATCGATAAAATCTATCGATTGTATGATAATAATCGATAGTCTGTGAAAGCTTCTATAACTTGTTTGCTCACATTTAGAGAGAACGCGTAAATTGTGTTTGTGTAGGAAGTGCCTTGCTACTGACACATTACACAATGCTTTCTGCCGATACTTGTTTAAGGGCTCGTCTACGGTGATAAGCGATAGCGGATTCAGTTTAGCTACTATAGTCTGTTTTTAAATATGAAGACACAGCTAATAGGAAATAGTATGTAATGctcatgatttttttcttgtataaaaaatatatgacgtactattttatagttaaaaaacaGACTATTGCTGTATCACTCGTGACTTATACATAAAAGTGTCATCGTAATTGAAGAAAACTGAAATTTGAGTTTGGCCTCCGTCCAGCTAACTTAATTAATGTTagaaagtatgtatgtatgtcactttattgcacatcaacaggttaacataatatagacaaaacaaaacaaaaaagaaaaaaaaaagataatgaatgaatgaatgaagaaAAGAATGAAAGTAATTTAGTTCTAGAAAATGTATAAACTGTAAACcgacgtttttatttttgataattaaataatgaatatgatgtatataatatgaggatagtaaattcaaatatataggtatatgatTCTGAATTATGATGaagaataataacaataaatagtatCCAAGCAAGATAGAgaataattcaatattaaatgCGATTAGttattaaaatgataaatagTGAAAAGCCACATATTACATTATCtgcaaattacatttttatatttgtttgaaatacaggtataggtaattatttttgtttactgtcaaaatctggaaagttaatatttaagtaggtaggtaactaTATCTTAATCGACTGCCCGCGTCCGCTTCCTGATCCGCAATCGCTCAAGCATTGTATCTTAATATAAAACGGTGAAAGAAAACCTTTACTTGTGAAAGGTGGAGTCGATGATATAATATGAGTCATCGCGAACCTACTGGAGCGAAGAGTTATATCATTTGTCCGAGATAAATAATGTGGGTCAGTTGGATGTTCTAATCTACTTACTCGTACGCTAGTGCATCTTATATTACGTTAATAAGTAATAACGATTGTGACGCGTGTACCAGGTAGCGCCATCTATTATCACTCATACAAacttataaagtaaaataaccgACAATCGTGAActatcctttaattttttttctactcgtcgactgtaatgattttcgtataccaaactatgattgcgtacttttcatgtatcggctcccaactcaactataataatcctttcaatacgctgtagtcaactataaaattgACCAGTCACGTGCCAGTCACGTCCCATAGAAAAGATTACGGGCGGGCGGAGGACTTCGCGcatttatgtcttttgtactacatttttgtctagtgagatacttaccaattttcattaattattttggttttataaaaaaagtattattttatatgcaacgTAGAAAAATATGGTATTcctagtgatataatcaagctttttcatgtcgtaccttacttaggtaactcagcaagctttgcctaaacacggtacccgactgaaaagctctctattatatcacggttgtataaaatactatatggGGTATCAACTACTTATACCAAATAtcgtaaaattattttgatttgtttctaTTCACAGGAAAttgtgtacacgttcaacgcagctggccaactttattgtcatgcgtgcaatagagtatttaagagcaagttcggcctggccagccacattagggctcatgctagacaacgtccataaaccataatgtttatttagggtcgccttCATcaaaaacgatgaggaggactatatatattcACAGGAAATTGTTCAAGaatatttaattaggtacttatttcagACTGACTCTTTATATGAATAGTTAgcgttaaaatatttaaaataatgcacaaaacattcatttctTACTTTATCTACATactatattacaaaaataacagGCGTAtcctaattttaattataggatatAAATTCGATATTGATTAGATAAGGATCggatctgtcaatgtcaaaagtgacgtttttgcttGAAGAAATGTACGTTTGATACTAACAGATCCGACCCATATCGAATTCATAtccttaattaaaattagaatacgcctgtaAGTTGATAATTCATTTTCAGGTATATATTTAGtcatttatctatttttagGTATTCTAGGAGACGCATCGATACACCAAGTCATTCCTGTTCACTTTCGCAGAATAGGTATCTTTTTCATACACGCACACGACAGTGAATGATGGAATTTAAAAGACGAGATGACACGACTTTTACTATCTTACGTGAACGTACAGAACTGTGACAGATCTacctaaatattgataaataatcGCAAGTGGCGTGAATTTAATATAAGGACTGATCCgtcaatttatattataaagaagATAAGatatataaagtaaaaataccgataaattacaaaaatatgagagTGAAGAAATCCCGCATATAGGTTATTAATTCTGGTTGAAAATTATCTAAGGAAACAAGATTTAAACCCCCTGTCTTAATAACGTAGCTAACCCCCAAATGCCCATATTTAGTTAAGTTTTCATATGAAATAACTTTATAATTGATTTGCACTGATTCTTCGAGACAGGACGAGGTAAACTGAACGGAGTTCACGCCGGACTCGTCATACTCACGCCGCTGGAAGATGGCGGCACCAGCGAAGCCCAGCATACACACACCGGCCACACCCCCCTCGAACCACCCCCCTCTATCCTTCACACTGCCTTCAGTGCCATCAAAAACGTCTTCTCCTCAGTCACACCCTCTTTCCAAAAACCCCCCGAACCAGAAGTAGACTCGTACCAACCACCCCCACCAGTTCCTGCCTTCAAACCAATGACCTGGGGCGCCGTCAACTCCTACGGAGAACCTGCCATGGTCGAAGCTCACCCTGACTATGACCCTCGCAATCCATACCCCCCTTTCGATAAGGCGTCCAATAAAAAGGGTGTAGTACCTCGACCAGTCCCAGTCTTTCACAGAACAGGCTTGACTGATGACAAAATACAAAAGATAAGTCATAATTTGAAAAAGATTGCTGCTCTCATGAACGATAACATTCAAAGATCATCAGAAGAACATCCGAAAATTACTCCAATGGATGTCTATAGGGACATGCTTGTCAAAGGCGAACTTCCTCTAATCCCAACTCCTGTAGTAACCGATAATGAAATAGGTGTTTTATCCGCTGACCTCCTCCCTTCCGATTCCCCAACGACAACAACGACAACGACCACGACAACAACAACGACATCAACAACGACAGAAAAACCAAAGACATCGACAGAAAACCAGACGGATAGGAGAAAGAAGGATGTGAAGTATATCCTACGAGGGAACAGAATAGTCATAGTTTGATCGACTGACCGACAAGACTGACTGAGGTACGTCTGACTAACGACTTTAATAACTGACCGACCTTTTTGAGACTTGAAAAGCTTAGCGTCAAGCTCTACTCTAGGCATTTCAAGTATCATCGGGAGGAGCAAGAGAGGAGGTAGAAACTTGGACTGCCTAGCTAACTTTGCACCTTGAACAGAACAAGGTGAGAGAAattcattataaacgtcatattttcatagaaatttgacattaatgatgacatttccacactttgtaattgtaaatttcatgcagagttagcttagtcCGTCTCTATAAGTACTAAACGCATTTAGGTATTCACTTTAGTCTATGGTTACTGTAAAGACGCTATGAGCGCTGACAGCTGACAACACCGTCAAATCACCTTTGTTTTACACAATTGCCCAAAGGTTTTTTTTACCCGTTTTAGTTTCCTATCAATATAATGCAAACTGTGCacacaataaacaaaatacatatttatttccttGAAATCATTGTCGTATACACGCGGTGTGCTGAAAACTGTACAGTGTATATAATGTACAGTCAGGATCAAAGAGCCGTCTCTTTGATCCTGACTGTAACGATGCATTACGATATATTTGGCAGCTAAAGAagccaaatatatcgtaatGCATCGTTATTTCTATGGTAACATAGGTTACCATACGATATATTTAGACCATTTCACATGGATACTATCTGACAGAGAGACATAAAGGAAAGAAATGGTGTTGCCACCCGCTTATAATTTACAAGAATCATAGATTAAAGTCCTCaagtttaaatttcatttatacAATGTCATTGAGAGTATTACAGAATATAGTGACGCATTGACTTTTGTAGATGGTGCGACTGATTTAACATTGACTTTTTACACGTGCACATCACTAACACACTCTATTGTATGTAGTTGTAGTTAGAAAGTAGTTAGATACACACAACTTTAACTTTGAATACTATCTATACTTTTTAGATCCTAGTGTAATAAACTATCTGTTGACTACTGGTATTTTGAAAGTAATTGGTGACTTTTGACAAAAAAGTATGGTATGTCAACAGGATAACTGAGACCTAgagaaaacttgtttttttttttctaaataacaagtaaatGGTACTTACAAGGCATTTGAACCTATGACAGTATTTGGACAGTGAGGTGGGTTAAATGCTGCCATGGTGAAATCCATATAATTTTAGAGAAAATGCATTATCCTCATTGACTCACCTCTCCTGGTTAGTGATCCATAAGTAAATTGATGCTGTATATTCCTGGTTATACTTTGAATTTTCTCAATTAATATCAATAGTAAGCTTGCATGCAATAAAGCGGTAGAATCTATTTTTTCCCAAGCTAAACAAACCcttaatttataagtatattagttcCAAAAAACTGCAGGATACCGAACTCATGACCTGAATTTTGAGAGAAAATTATACACTTCAGTAATTTCAATATCTACCTGCGATTGCTGCCAACGGCGTTACAACGCTGACATGCTGTCGCAATTGGAATATGACCTTTATGTTAGTCACGATAATTTCTGGCTTCACCGTCGTGCAGCTTAAACTTTTAGCCAAGATCATAATCATTTATCGACTAATGCTAATCAAAAAGTGAAAATGTATCGGGTTAAAAGATACGAGTCACATCatcatttttatacatttctttGTTTCGATTGGCATTTTCTAAAAACTTTTATCACTTGGCGATAATTGCTATACTCCTGACTTACAAGAATCTTATACTTTTCAGATGTTCCTGAGCACGGTGCGGTGTTAGGAGGCGAAGAGCTGCAACATTACTACTATCATCAGTAACTTATTGGTCGCCAGTGATAAATAGTTAATTAGGGCCCTGTCGGTCTACGCAAGCCTGGGcatttatcttaaaatatgaattttatgcTACTTTGtgtgtacttaaatatttaatgcGTGAAAACAAAACGCATTGTGTGGGGAACGACGCCATACTTGAGAACAATGAGTATTTTCTATTAATATAACTTTATGCTGTCGTAAAAAAGATCTATGAAATTTAGTAAGGTTCTTGGGAATCTGTTCAGGGCTATCCCTCCAAATTTGTCAACatcataaaaaatatgcatgtaaAAGTAATATTACGTATGGCATCGTTCCACAGTGGAACGAAGAAAATGCAATGCCACTCAACAGGTTGTTGTAATAAGAAGTACACAGACATAATAGTTTGCTTGTAATATAAACGTAGGAGTTTGCTCAAAATAGTTGACGAAGATTTCTTCAGGATGCATATGTTCCAATTGCGGAAAGTTTCTAAGAAGTTGTGAAAGTTCATGGAAATTTCAGGAATATTTCACaggaaataaagtaaaaaaagcaATAGCTTGCGTAGATATCTCAGAGGCTAACATTAGTTTATCCGCACCTGTCTAAAACCGtgtattattaagtaaataagtcGCTATTTATCTAATCTTTAACTAAATTAACTTTCGAACAAAATTCTGAATCATGTGTATGTGTTGGTATTATGTACGCAATGATCATTTGTGTGTTGTTTTGATCAGAAATGGCTCAATACCAAAGTTATAGTGTCCTTGGTTTCCCAAATTTCTGTAATGTATAACTTTTCTTTTACGTAAAGCAAGATAGTCTGGCCAAAATAACGTGATAttattgtatggagatcaaatattttCATGACGAGTTTCCATAGCAGTCcctatatttataatttctgaTAAAGCTCTTGTTCTTAGCCCTTTTCAATCTTAGAGATGTAGGCCTCCTTAATTTTATGCCATTCTGCTCTATTTTGCGCTCTATGTACCCATTTCGATAAAGCTAAGAAGCCGATATTTGGCATGGCAATTCAAATTCAACTCTTATTATATAAAGATTTATGCAAGTTGGCATATGCGTCCCCAACAAAGTACTCGTAGATCGGTTTTGTGGATTCTATTGTTTTGTGCAATATGTTATTGGGgtataatgataatttaaatGATGGCATTTTATGGTCATATTTTATGCATACTCGTACCATAGgaattatattttcttataatatagaTGATGTCATATATATCACGTTCGGATGGCCATCGCTATTTATAAGTATCTTCATAACCTTATGTTGATCATAACTTTTGAGTATTGAAATTTGTTATTCAACTAAAATAATCATTAGAGTTTTCTAAAAACTCCATACAATTTTAAAAGGTTTTCATAGCTATTACCTCTTCAAACTATTTTGTTCacttttttccttttaaggAAATAATGACACAAAATGATATGGGTTTGTACCtattgtacaaatatttttcgaacaaaaacctaaaataacacttgtagcCTTTTTATATCTGATTTAGAACATTATcctaagattatttatttaagtaaatatgttGTAAATAATCGGTGTAGTTAACATAGAACGAATTTACTAGCGAGGGTGTAAATAACATAATGctcaataatattgtatttatatttctatataGGTATTGATtagtttgataaataaatattaagggtAATCAAAagcgttttatttaattttaaaatattattgctATTGCAATTACTTGCTTACATTATGCAATAACGTGCGTACGTCATATGAAAGTATAATGTCAGTATTGGTCATTTCAACGACTGGTTAATGCTATGCAAACCATCATTCATCGTTTTAATGATGTAAATAATTGcgatttttgttttcattttgtttGTACTCGTATTGGTGACATTCAATGGCTTTCAAAGTCTGTTGTCAAAGAGTACCTACTCCTTTCCACTAAAATAAATGAGTACCACTGAAAATGTGCAACATGGCAAAGGCCAAACAAAATCTCGTTAGGGTAATTCATgtgatttttgttttaggtagAATTTGATCGATCCCAACACTAGTTTCAGCGTAAGTAAGATAATTATACTAGAAAAATCGCatataaccgatttgcaaaatcaaagtgattccataagtgttcagtgaacaaagttttgtacggaacactaaaaatcacTCCTTTTGTAATCTACATGTACCtatttcaaagtaaatatttgTGTGACATGAccataaaacacaaaaaaaaacaatattaaaacacGCCGTTTAATCATAAGTCGCCcggatgtatttaagtatttttatattatataatatatatcgttgtctgagtacccacaacacaagccttcttgagcttaccgtgggggacttagtcaatttgtgtaagaatgtccctataatatttatttctttataataaTTCGAGCCTTGTATTATTGACTTGAGAGTTATCTCAGCCATGTTTTTTGCAGTAAGGTTTTTTTTGtggttagtcccatagtaaaagttgttcagtatgaacTACATATTAACCCCTCAGAGTTTGGTCAGTGATAATAAAAGCATCCTGTATAGTCCTAAATAACTTTCTTTTCGGTACGAGCTATTATCaatgactgtacttttctttcaacaggcaactattAATACTCATCAAGATAATTCCAAAAattccaaacacaattaggttgcgttgttatatcacagagttcctttggccacctctgtctccatcatcagatcagcccgATGGtagcataatattgcattgacttatatatgtacttataaaaaatttCTGCTCAATCGATAACCGGGaattgggtcaaatttagcttccaagatttgacccacagaaacataatataagtataataattatacatactaaCAAGGCTAATAGTACAAGTGTTGAGTATTTGATAGACGTGCAAAGGAGAGAAAGTACAATTAGCAATTATTATagtgtgtataatataataattatacctatatatatttttgaataaaaggTAATTGTGTCGCAATGGCACGTGTTTTCTATCACAATACAATGCAACACCTGTGAATCATTCACATTCcttttttaatgctaaaatattggatttgataACATTGCAGTAACTGtaatattatgaatttatgactAATTATCTAATGGGAAATTTTTG
Proteins encoded:
- the LOC133520794 gene encoding uncharacterized protein LOC133520794 isoform X1, which gives rise to MMRYMKLWMIVCLTTSLAAPSPPQLGLDIIDLAAISRMSPKQLEALAEGLAAEEIMRTKRSSAQALSSVVSKASSASSLGSKIGLLGQASSGALTFIASASSKSGQHDEHPGYSYEPQESKVDFWGLKKSILYTLLQAVKAITGGVTILKGQLIKGGGALASTLGKVISVKGEAVSNFGKKIVSSAALSHKKPSPPVYGPPPAHIDYPPSAYGAPTAPAHYSAPTAPAHYGAPSAPTGFASHKYPSHLDGRGKLNGVHAGLVILTPLEDGGTSEAQHTHTGHTPLEPPPSILHTAFSAIKNVFSSVTPSFQKPPEPEVDSYQPPPPVPAFKPMTWGAVNSYGEPAMVEAHPDYDPRNPYPPFDKASNKKGVVPRPVPVFHRTGLTDDKIQKISHNLKKIAALMNDNIQRSSEEHPKITPMDVYRDMLVKGELPLIPTPVVTDNEIGVLSADLLPSDSPTTTTTTTTTTTTTSTTTEKPKTSTENQTDRRKKDVKYILRGNRIVIV